The Phycisphaeraceae bacterium genome segment ACATGACAGGGGCGTTGGGGGCGAGGATCAGTCCCAGAAACCCCAGCGTCATCGACGCCCCCGCGAACAGGAGCGTGCCCCACCGACCATGCCAGAAGGGCAGTTGCCACATCGCCACGATCGCAGCCACCCGCGCCAGCATCCACGTGGCGGTGAACGCCGTCCGCCAGGTCGGGTCCACGCCGATGGCGCTCATGCGATACGGCATGAGCGGCGAGATCATCGCCACCAGAATGTAACTGACAGGGAGCAGGATGCGGGCCGAATGCAGCAGGTCGGCGTACTCCGGCCCGATCTCCGCTCCGGCGGATTCATCGCCATGCGCCATGGGCCTGGCGTTGAACCAGAACAGCGTGAGCAGCCCGAGCAGGTTGACGCCGCCCAGCACCACGATGGCCCAGCGGGCGTCGCCCCCTTGGCGCATGAATGGAGCCATGAGGATCAGCGAGATGGCCACCGCGCTCGTCCATGCCACGTTCCACAGCCCGATGGCGAAACGCAGACGCGCCCCCGCCTTGCCCGCGGCGAGATATCCTTCGACCACCGGCCAGAAGAACGCGGAAAGCGCGCTGATGGCCATGGTGACGACCCACACGATCCACGAGGCGTCCACGATCGCCACCGAGCACGCCGCCCCCTGCAGTACGATGATTCCTCCCAGCACGGATCGCGGTCTGACCCGCCCTTCCAACGCGCGCAGCATCGTGCCCGCCCCCAGCGCCGCGGCCACGTAGATCAGCCCCACCACCAGGAACAGCAGGAAGTTGTCGAACTCGGTGAACTGGTAGTCCTTCTCGGCGATGAATGGCATGCCGTTCCAGAACACGCCGGTGCTGAACGACGCCAGCACCGTGAGCGACAGGACGGCGGCCACCGGGGTGGGACGGCGGGGCGAGGAGGTGACGGAAGCGGACATCGGGAGCGATGGTAGGCGCACCCGCGCCGTGTTCCGGCGCTGTGGCGCTGCGCCACGGCGCGTTTGCCGCCGCGTTGTCCGTGGGGATGGTGGCCCGTACCATCAGACCGATCGACCCGAGCGGTTCCGGGACGGTCGGGAGATTGAAGTCCGCGTAGCTCAATTGGATAGAGCGCTGCCCTCCGAAGGCAGAGGTTGCAGGTTCGAGTCCTGCCGCGGACGTTGGCGTTGGGGTGTGGCTCGAGGGCAACCACGGAGTTCACGTGACGCTCGCCGACTTTCAGCAGTTCATCCGTGACCGCTACCACGCCACCGATTCACAGCGCGGCCCGGCGGCGACGTTCGTCTGGTTCGCCGAGGAGTTCGGCGAACTGGCCGAGGCCATCGGCAAGCACCAGCGGGGCGACGGCGACCCGGACAATCTCGCCGAGGAGTTCGCCGACGTGCTGGCCTGGCTGGCGACGCTCGCCAACATCACCGGCGTGGACCTGACCGAGGCGATCCGTCGCAAGTACCTGACGAACGGCGGTCCGAAAGGCACGAAGTAGCGCGATCCCGTATCATCCGGCCACGCTTTCCTCGAGCTCCACGCGGGCTCACGCGGTGGATTCATTCTGATGTCGAGAATTGATCGCTGCTTCGCCGCACTTCGCGCCTCGGGACGCACCGCGCTCATGCCCTTCGTCACGGGCGGCTATCCATCGCTTGAGGTCACGCGGCAGGTGCTTCCCGCGCTGGAGAAGGCGGGCGCGTCGATCGTCGAGATCGGCTTCCCCTTCTCCGATCCCATCGCGGACGGCCCGGTGATCGCCGCATCGATGCACGAGGCCCTGCTCTCGGGCGTCACCCCCGCCGCGATCTTCGACGTGGTGAAATCCGTGCGGCCGTCTCTTTCAATGGGACTGGTGGCGATGGTGAGCGCCTCGATCATCCACCGCATGGGCGAGCGTGCATTCATTGAGCAGGCCGCGACCAGCGGGTTTGACGGACTGATCATCCCCGACGCCGACACGATCGGCGGGCGTGATGGACCGGCCGGGTCGCTGGCCGACGCCTCCGCGCGGAACGGACTGAGCTGCTCGTTCCTCATCGCCCCCACTTCCACCGAGCAACGCATCGCCGAGATCGCCTCGCTCTGCTCGGGCTTCATCTACGTGCTGGCCCGGACGGGGCTGACGGGCGAGCAGCGCGAGGCGCCGGAGATCGCCGAGCGGGTGCGGCAAATCCGCCGTCACACGGATCTCCCTGTCGCGGTGGGGTTCGGCATCTCGACGGCGGCCCACGTGGCCGCCGTCACGCGGCACGCCGACGCCGCCATCGTGGGCTCTGCGCTGGTTCGGCGCATGGGCGAAGCCAAGGATCCCATGGGGGCGGCGGCGACCTTCGTCCGTGATCTGTCGCGCGGACTGACGGCCCGCGCCGTCGTCGCCTGATTCCGTTTTCCCCGACCCTGCGTGTTCTCATGCCGTCATTGCCGACCTATCCCGAAGCACTCAGCGCCGCGCTGTCGCTCGTGGAGTCCTCGCTCGGCGTTGAAACGGTTCCGCTGAATCAGGCCGCGGACCGCGTGCTCGCCGAGCCGATCCTTGCCGACCGCGATACGCCGCCCTTCGACCGCGCCATGATGGACGGCTACGCCCTGCGTGCGGCGGAGCTGAAACCCGGCGTGCCGATGCCGGTGGCGGGGGCGATAGCCGCCGGAACAGCGGCGGATGCGTCGATCCCGCCTGGCGCGTGCGTGAAGATCGCCACCGGGGCGCCCGTGCCGCCCGGACTGGACGCGGTCATCCGACACGAATGGTCTGATCGCGCTGACCCCGTACGTTTCACCGTCGGCTCCATCAACAAGGGTCACGCCATTCACCCGCGCGGCGCGGATGCCAGGCGAGGCGACGTGGTGGTCCCCGGCTCGACCGTGCTGCGCCCTGAACACCTCGGCATCGCGGCGGCGATGGGCGCGACGCTGTTGAGCGTGCGCCGCCGCCCGCGCGTGGCGATTCTGACCAGCGGCGACGAGGTCCGCCCGGCGGATGCCACGGTGCTGGATCACCAGATCCGCAACTCCAACGCCCCCATGCTGGCGGATGCCGCGCGTCGCTTCGGCGCGATGGTGACGCACGTTGAGCACGTGCCCGACGACGATGCCCTCACCGCCGCCGCGTTTGAACACGCGCTGGCCCGGTGCGATCTCCTGCTCAGCGTGGGAGGCGTGAGCGCGGGCGAGCGGGATCACTTCCCCTCCGCGTACCGACGGGGGGGCGTCACGATGGCTGTCTCGGGCGCGGCGATTCAACCGGGACGGCCGATCACTGTCGGACGGGCGCCGAACGGCGTCATCGTCGCGGGATTGCCGGGCAATCCTGTGTCGGCGCTGGCATGTGCTCACCTGTTCGTCTGGCCCATCGTGCGTTCCATGCTGGGGCTGGATCCCTGGCTTCGATGGGAAGCGCGAACCCTGGCTCAGCCGGTCACGCCCAATGCGCAGCGACAGGCCTTCCGTCCGGCGCGGCTCAACCGCGACGGCACGATCGCGGTGCCGCGGTGGGCTGGTTCAGGCGACCTGGTTCACACGGGGCAGACCGACGGGCTGGCCGAACTGCCGGTGCAGGTGGACGATGTCCCCACGGGCGCCGCGGTGCGGTTCGTGGCGTGGGCGTCATGAACCTTCGGCGAGGCCGTCGCCGCCGTCTCGGATGCGATTCGCCGCATCCCGAGCGGAACATCAGAGCCCGATCGCCGAGTATCCCGCATCGACGTAGATATTCTGCCCGGTGACGCCCGACCCGAGATCACTCAGCAGGTAGAGCGCGGTGTCGCCGACCTCGCTGCCCTCGATGTTGCGCCGCAGCGGGGCCTTTTTCTGCATCCAGTCGAGAATCTCGCCGAACCCCCCCACCGCCATGGCCGACATGGTGCGCAGGGGCCCGCCTGAAATGGTGTTGACGCGGATCTTCTTCTCACCCAGTTCCATGGCGAGGTAGCGGGCCGCCGCCTCCAGTGCGGCCTTGGCCACGCCCATGACGTTGTAGCCGGGCACGGCCTTCTCCGCCCCGTAGTAGCTCATGGCGATCATGGACCCGCCATTGGGCATGATCGCCGCCGCCCGGTGCGCCATGGCGACGTAGGTGTACGCGCTGATGTCCAGCGCCTGGGTGAAGACCTGTCTCGGCGTGGCCGTGAAACTGCCCGGCTTGAGCCAGTCCTTGTCGGCGAAGGCGATCGAATGGACGAGGAAGTCAATCGACCCGAAGTCCGAGCCGAGTCGCGCGAAGACCTGATCGAGTTGTTCATCGGACGACGCATCCAGCGGCATCAGCCACGGATCGGTCACGCCCAGCGACTCGATGGCCCCGCGGCAGCGACGCTCCATCTTCTCGCCCGGCAGGTGCGTGAACAGGCAGGTCGCCCCATGCTTGAGCAGCGATTGGGCGATGTACCAGGCGTACGACCGCTCGTTGGCGATGCCCACGATCAATCCCCGCTTGCCGTCCATCAGGCCCATTTGCGTGCTCCTGTCTCAGCCCCGCCGCAGCAGGCGGAGTGGACCGCAAGCGTAGCGACGGGCGCCGCCGGGGACCAGCATCGCCCGCCGTGTGCCCCGTGTCTGAGCATCGCTTGACGGCCTGACGGGTCGATGCGGCCGTGGCCGATCGAGCCGCCTTCGACTACGATCTTTTCCTGCCGTTCCTTCGGGGAGTCACCCCCCTCCGTCCGCGGACGACAGGGTTGTCCCCCTTGGATCGAATGGAGATCGAGCACGCGTAGCTCAATTGGATAGAGCATCGGCCTTCGAAGCCGAGGGTTGCAGGTTCGAGTCCTGCCGCGTGCGTTCAAAAACGGGGTTTTCGGGGGGTCCGCCTACCCCGTTCCAACAAGATTCCAACAAACGAAACGGCCCGCCTGTTGGGGCGGGCCGCGTCGGGGGAACGGGCGATGAACCATCGTCCGGGGTCATGCTACCAGCCGTGCCCGTGTCTCGGGGGCCGTCACCGCGTCAAACTCGCCGGGCGTCGGCGCGACGTAGTGCTTCCGACTGACGGTCGGCGAATGCCCGATCCACGCCGCGTACGTCGCCTCAGCGAATCCAGCCATCTTCCAATCGTTCTCGCACGATGAGCGTATCGACTGGTACACCTTCGCCCACGCCGTCAGCCCGGCCCGCTCGATATGGGCTTGTGCCCGTCGCGTCAGATTGAACGCGGGCAGCCCGCACACGGTCCCGCTCGCGTCGTCACCGCCAGCCGCCTCGCGTGCCTCATTCAGCAGCGTGAGCAGGCGCGGGCAGATTGGAACCTCGCGGTAGCGATGCACGGTCTTGGCGTTGCCGACGATGCACACCCGCCGCCGCCCGAAGTCGATGCCCACGCGATGCACCACGCCGTCAGAGTCGGCGGCCTCGCCATCCCAAGGCAGCGATACGGCCTCACCGCGCCGCAACCCGGCGAGCCGTTGCAGGGCGTAGAACACACGCCAGCCGGGCGAATCCACCGCCGACAGAAGCCGCTCGAAGTCGGCCAGCGGCAGGTAGTGATTCGGGCGGGAGTGTCCGGGCGCGCCGTTGAAGTCATCGAATGGGTTGACGTGGATGATGCGCCGCGACTTCGCCCACGCGAAGATGGCTTTGCAGTTGCGAATATGCCCGCGCACGGTTTCCGTCGTGAGCGTGTAGGTCTGCCGCGCTTCGCGTGCCGCCGCCAGCGTGCCCGCTTCCAGTGCCGCGATGAACCGCTCGGCGTCGTCCGCGTCGATGGCATCGAGCCGCCGCGTTGGGCCGAAGTGTTGCGCCATGTACCGGAGCGTCATCGAGTGCTTCGCCAGCGTCGGGCGCTTCAGCCCGTGCGCGCCCTTGCGGTATCCGGTCCCTTGCTCAGAGTGCTTCCGACGGTCGATGTAGAACGGGGTGAACGCTTCCAACGTCGTGGTTTCGAGCCGGTCCCGTGGGGCTTCGCCCGTGCCCAACGCCAGTTCCTTCGCCCGACGTGCGGCCTCGGCATCGCGCGCCGTCACGGTCCCGCCCGTCGCCTTGGTCCGCCCGATGGATTCCTCCCGGTACTTCCCGTTTGAGTCGGGCCAACGCACGATGTAGTACGCGACCACGCGACCATCCTTGAGCCGCTTCGGGGTCTGAATCAGATACACCTTCGGAGTTGTCGTCATGGCAGGGACTCCACCGCGCGCAGCGGGCCGCCGTTGTCGGCGCGGTCCCTGCCAAGGTAGACGCCAACGCGGGCGGCCCGTTGCTCGCGGTTCGGTTGAGTTGTGAGTCGGGGGTTTGGCAGGGACCGACTTGGGAGCATCATCCCACGCCGGGCCGCTTGTGTCAACGGGCTTCGGTCGAGAATGCTGGGCGGCATCCGCCGCACGTACCACGCCGCCGACGATGCCGCGTGCCGCGTTGGGCGTGTCGCCGACGTGCGGGGCCTCGATGATGCGGCGGGCTTGCTGGCGGGCGTCGTGGTCATCGGCGTGGGCGTCGTCACGGTCCACCACTCCCAGCCCGGCGGCCGCGCCCTTCGGCGAGTTCAATCTCCACCTCGCGCAGCCGGTCAACCGCCGTCGTCACCGATTCGGTCATCGTGCGCACCTCAGTGCGCACCTCGATGAGCGCGCGATCGTGGTCCCGCCACGCGACGAATCCAGCGCCGACGATGGACGCGACGATGCCGACAGCGGCAAGGGCGAGTTTCACCCAGTCACCACGGGCAAGCGTGACAACCTCGCACGGGTCCGATGATGGAGAGCGCCGCCGCGTCATGCTTCACCCGCTCCCGTGTCCACCGCCACGGCCTTGCGGGTCCGACGTTGACGACGTGGCCGCGTGGCACGCTTGGGCGTCGCGTTCGCATCGTCGGGCGTCGCCGGGTCCGACGCCTTGGGCGGCATCGTGGCGGGCGTGGATGCCGACTCGGCGGGGGTCGCCTTGGGGGCGGCCTCGGGTGTCGCCGTGGTCGTGGTCGTGGTCGTGACAGCCGCGCGTCCGGGCGGGGGCGGCACGTAGTCCGGGTCGGCCTCGGGGGGGAGTTCGCCCGCTTGAATCATCGCGCGCCGCACGTCGGCCTCGTGGTGATTCATCACGCCTCCGCCCTCGGGCAGCCCAAGTAGCGCCGGATATCCGCGTCGCCGGGCAAGGGTCCAGCATTCGAGCCAGCGTTGAAACTGAGTCGTGTACGCC includes the following:
- a CDS encoding enoyl-ACP reductase; amino-acid sequence: MGLMDGKRGLIVGIANERSYAWYIAQSLLKHGATCLFTHLPGEKMERRCRGAIESLGVTDPWLMPLDASSDEQLDQVFARLGSDFGSIDFLVHSIAFADKDWLKPGSFTATPRQVFTQALDISAYTYVAMAHRAAAIMPNGGSMIAMSYYGAEKAVPGYNVMGVAKAALEAAARYLAMELGEKKIRVNTISGGPLRTMSAMAVGGFGEILDWMQKKAPLRRNIEGSEVGDTALYLLSDLGSGVTGQNIYVDAGYSAIGL
- a CDS encoding tryptophan synthase subunit alpha, which produces MSRIDRCFAALRASGRTALMPFVTGGYPSLEVTRQVLPALEKAGASIVEIGFPFSDPIADGPVIAASMHEALLSGVTPAAIFDVVKSVRPSLSMGLVAMVSASIIHRMGERAFIEQAATSGFDGLIIPDADTIGGRDGPAGSLADASARNGLSCSFLIAPTSTEQRIAEIASLCSGFIYVLARTGLTGEQREAPEIAERVRQIRRHTDLPVAVGFGISTAAHVAAVTRHADAAIVGSALVRRMGEAKDPMGAAATFVRDLSRGLTARAVVA
- a CDS encoding molybdopterin molybdotransferase MoeA, producing MPSLPTYPEALSAALSLVESSLGVETVPLNQAADRVLAEPILADRDTPPFDRAMMDGYALRAAELKPGVPMPVAGAIAAGTAADASIPPGACVKIATGAPVPPGLDAVIRHEWSDRADPVRFTVGSINKGHAIHPRGADARRGDVVVPGSTVLRPEHLGIAAAMGATLLSVRRRPRVAILTSGDEVRPADATVLDHQIRNSNAPMLADAARRFGAMVTHVEHVPDDDALTAAAFEHALARCDLLLSVGGVSAGERDHFPSAYRRGGVTMAVSGAAIQPGRPITVGRAPNGVIVAGLPGNPVSALACAHLFVWPIVRSMLGLDPWLRWEARTLAQPVTPNAQRQAFRPARLNRDGTIAVPRWAGSGDLVHTGQTDGLAELPVQVDDVPTGAAVRFVAWAS
- a CDS encoding nucleotide pyrophosphohydrolase; this translates as MTLADFQQFIRDRYHATDSQRGPAATFVWFAEEFGELAEAIGKHQRGDGDPDNLAEEFADVLAWLATLANITGVDLTEAIRRKYLTNGGPKGTK